A segment of the Symmachiella macrocystis genome:
CAAGAAGGGGAACAAGTTCGGCATCGACATCGAACGCGCTGGCGAGTTGGCAGCTAAGGTGTTGGCCGACGTGCGCTTGTCTTTGGTTGGGATCCACATGCACTTGGGTTCGCCGATTTTAACGACCGAGCCTTATGCCCTGGCCGTTAAAAAGGGAGTCGAAATCGTCAACGAATTTCGCGCTGCCGGCCATGACACGAATTGGATCAACCTCGGCGGCGGGTTTGGCATTAACTACAAGCAAAACGAGGCCCCACCCGCGAAAGCATTCGCCGATGTGATCGTTCCAGCGATTCGGGCTGCAGGATGCCGTTTGGCACTAGAACCGGGCCGGTTCATCTGCGGCAACGCCGGCGTGCTGATCAGCAGCGTAACGTTTACGAAACGCGAAGGGGGCAAGCTGTTTGTGATCCAAGATGCGGCGATGAACGATTTGGTCCGTCCGGCGATGTACGACGCATTTCACCGGATTTGGCCCGTCAAGCCGGCTGTGGCGGCTCCGGACGACTATGAGGGCGAGATTCCCGGCTGCGAGCCGGTCGACGTTGTGGGGCCTGTTTGCGAGTCGGGAGACGTCCTGGCCAAAGGACGCTGGCTGCCGGAAACTTCACGCGGCGACTTGATCAGCACGTTCAGCGCCGGGGCTTATGGCACCACGATGAGCAGCAATTACAACTCCCGGCCCCGTGGGGCTGAAGTGATGGTGAACGGCGGAACACACCGCGTCATTCGTCGTCGCGAGACGTATGAGGACCTGGTGGCGAACGAAATTATTGAATCGTAACGAACCCTGTCGAATTGAAATCAAATACCAG
Coding sequences within it:
- the lysA gene encoding diaminopimelate decarboxylase, which gives rise to MDHFEYRDGELFCEEVRIADLAAEFGTPLWVYSQDALLSNLREIQIAFAEAEPVICYSVKANSNLSILKLMNEAGSSFDVVSGGELYRVQQAGGDTTRVAFAGVGKTDAEIRFGLESNILMFNVESEAELDAIAAVAGDMGVVAPVALRLNPNIDAKTHAKTTTGKKGNKFGIDIERAGELAAKVLADVRLSLVGIHMHLGSPILTTEPYALAVKKGVEIVNEFRAAGHDTNWINLGGGFGINYKQNEAPPAKAFADVIVPAIRAAGCRLALEPGRFICGNAGVLISSVTFTKREGGKLFVIQDAAMNDLVRPAMYDAFHRIWPVKPAVAAPDDYEGEIPGCEPVDVVGPVCESGDVLAKGRWLPETSRGDLISTFSAGAYGTTMSSNYNSRPRGAEVMVNGGTHRVIRRRETYEDLVANEIIES